One stretch of [Limnothrix rosea] IAM M-220 DNA includes these proteins:
- a CDS encoding helix-turn-helix domain-containing protein produces MSTSQICYFPEGTTRQKTEANVLPLQRKVTKEEKVIHYFPDIDETGLGANTATATEGLAKQELTRRIQKSLMFDESYMAAIATIDASKSDTKKKEALLKKVIAATVKATIAEVQATPEKFQLEHPKSPWLPGYLKQLAAPLIEPEPAPKTSSFEQERQVKFKKIGELLKRTREKRGFTHSKLNHMTHILTAHIIAIEAGELEKLPEALYVKGFIRRLGTALGLNGEAIAATFPMPKQTESRYKGTKKVEDNWTTEAGRYVGYTALMMGAVSGLSWSLNQSQQPVTPAQPLAPPPANQATDEIAPQIVQTDAKISPPEMMQMP; encoded by the coding sequence ATGTCTACTAGCCAGATTTGCTATTTCCCAGAAGGAACAACTCGTCAAAAGACGGAGGCCAATGTCCTACCCCTCCAACGCAAGGTGACCAAGGAAGAAAAAGTTATCCATTATTTTCCTGATATAGACGAAACTGGCCTAGGGGCAAATACCGCAACGGCGACGGAAGGCCTAGCCAAACAGGAGCTAACTCGGCGCATTCAAAAGTCTCTAATGTTTGATGAATCTTACATGGCGGCGATCGCCACCATTGATGCCAGCAAAAGTGACACAAAAAAGAAAGAAGCACTCCTAAAAAAAGTGATTGCCGCAACGGTAAAAGCCACCATTGCTGAAGTGCAAGCTACCCCCGAAAAATTTCAATTAGAACACCCAAAATCCCCTTGGCTACCCGGCTATCTGAAGCAATTAGCTGCCCCCCTAATCGAGCCAGAGCCAGCCCCAAAAACCTCTTCATTTGAGCAAGAGCGCCAAGTTAAATTCAAAAAAATTGGTGAGTTATTAAAGCGCACAAGAGAAAAACGAGGGTTCACCCATAGCAAACTCAATCACATGACCCACATTCTCACCGCCCATATTATTGCCATTGAAGCAGGTGAATTAGAAAAATTGCCGGAAGCCCTCTACGTTAAAGGATTTATCCGTCGTCTAGGAACAGCCCTCGGACTAAATGGAGAGGCGATCGCCGCCACATTTCCCATGCCAAAACAAACAGAGTCCCGCTACAAAGGGACCAAAAAAGTAGAAGACAATTGGACAACCGAAGCTGGCCGTTACGTGGGCTATACCGCCCTCATGATGGGTGCTGTCAGTGGCCTGTCTTGGAGCCTTAACCAATCCCAACAGCCCGTCACCCCAGCCCAACCCTTAGCACCTCCCCCAGCTAACCAAGCCACCGATGAAATTGCACCTCAAATCGTGCAGACCGATGCCAAAATTTCACCGCCAGAAATGATGCAAATGCCGTAA